DNA from Planctomycetota bacterium:
TTCAGACAGCCGCTCAGCCCCGTTTATATCTCAACGCTCATGATCATGCCGAACGGCGACGGTGCAGCAGCGCCAGTCCGCCCAGCGCCAGGAGCGAGAGCGTCGCGGGTTCGGGCGTGAACGCGTACCCCGTGGGAATCGTGATGCCGTACTGCGGGCTATTGCCGGAGGATACGAACGGCGAGTTGCCGTTGCCGCTGGCCGTAAGTTGGAGTTCGAAGGCGAAGGCCTCGCCGACCGGCAGTTCCACGTCCTTTGTGGCCGGTCCCGTGTAATCGGCCATCTCGTGAGCCCGGTGGCGTTAAGTACGAAGTTCAGATCCTGTAGGTTCAGTTTGCAGACGGCAACGGCTCCCGCGCCGATCAGCCCGCGGTTGAATTCCCAGGCCGATGCGGTGCCGGTGTTACCGAACACGTGACCGGTGTATGCGGGCGCCTCACTGTTGTTGGGATCGTTCGGCTTGCACGTCGCAACGGACCCGCC
Protein-coding regions in this window:
- a CDS encoding PEP-CTERM sorting domain-containing protein (PEP-CTERM proteins occur, often in large numbers, in the proteomes of bacteria that also encode an exosortase, a predicted intramembrane cysteine proteinase. The presence of a PEP-CTERM domain at a protein's C-terminus predicts cleavage within the sorting domain, followed by covalent anchoring to some some component of the (usually Gram-negative) cell surface. Many PEP-CTERM proteins exhibit an unusual sequence composition that includes large numbers of potential glycosylation sites. Expression of one such protein has been shown restore the ability of a bacterium to form floc, a type of biofilm.) — protein: MADYTGPATKDVELPVGEAFAFELQLTASGNGNSPFVSSGNSPQYGITIPTGYAFTPEPATLSLLALGGLALLHRRRSA